In the Ptychodera flava strain L36383 chromosome 1, AS_Pfla_20210202, whole genome shotgun sequence genome, ggcACCATACTTAGCGGCCATTGCTCTCAACTGGTAAAATATGCTGGATGCAAATTCTCCAAATGTGGCCGGTATCCTACTCTGTATTTGTATCGTCGCCATAGATCAACCATAATGGCAGTCTTGCCTTTGAAACTGAGGACAACAACAGCTTCTCGAAATGTTGCCTCCAGATAATGAGCAAGAACAGCTTTATTTGTCTTGGTCATTGTCTCATCAAAGTTAGCCAACATTGCTGGAACAGGGCCTAGTGGGTATGTCAGGGCATCATGAAGATCAAGTTGTCGTACCTGTGCAATCAACAGCATTCTCTGGAGAAgatttctattttctttcagtgACAAGCAGTTCATGGTTACTTTTGACTTTGGTTTCTTGGATATATCTGCAAACGTTTTCCCTCGTACCacggacattttgtcaaacaaatcttTTACTCCTTGTGTCAGACGCTCATTCTCAAACTGTAGGTAGGCCTCTTCACCTCTTGAATATGCATTGGTAAGATCTGATGTGATCTCTTCACTAGCTAGGGCACCAGCTGTAAGATGAACTAATTGACTATCTTTATCACTTGTGAACGGTGACCCGACTGACAGCAAAGTTGACATCACTTCCTGCACATCAGACTCATCTCTCTTCATTCTAGATTGTGTCAGGTCTTTGTATTCTGACTGCTTGTCTGTCTTACCAGCTTGGGTGAAGCAACCTGTTGTGATAGCTGAACGTGCAGGATGACTGAGAATCCATCGGTTGAGTGCCCCTTGTTCTGCGTGAAACCAACCAGACCACCTTTGGTCTTCGACTCGCGATTAAAAGTCTGCTCGATGACTTGATCACATGCTGTCATTGAAAATGGATGGTCACATGATCGCTGTACAGCAAATTCACCTTCACAAAATTTCTCATATACATGGGGATGTGCTTGTGGCAGAGCTAACATTTCCTGCAGATAGACTGGAAGATAACGTGAATAATTGACCTTCCCATATGCAAAGTACCATGGTAACATCTGTCGTATAGCAGCTAGATGTAAATGCCAGTCCCCCTCACGTGTACCTCTGATGAATAGGAGTAGTAGCTGTACCATGTTCAAATACGAACTCCAGAAAGCATAATTGACGTTGCTTTCACAGCACTTCTGTTTCACAGCACTTCTGTATGTGGTCTGTGTATTTCTGTTGTAACTGCTTCATTTCTTCTGTATTAACTGCATCGGTGAACGAATGGGGGTAGCTGTCTCGAAGATCAAGCAGGTAAGCAATCACCGGTAAATGTTCCTCTTCAGTCAAGCTGTCGAGGAATTCATTAAAGCGGAGACGGTGCATAGCCTCTGCAACCAGTTTATGGCAGCGAACACTTCGGTTGTAATGATGTCCGCTCATTACACCATTGACTGAACCTTGGGCTAAAATACCAGACTCTATCATGATATCCTCCAAGCCAGCATCTCTGAAGCGCTTTCCTATTGCAGAAAGAACTGACATTGCTGGTGAAATTCTCCAAGACGTAGTATTAGGCGTTGTGTGTACTCTTCATTCTGCCATCGGATTTCCTGTGCCTTTGAATAAATTGCCAGATCCATATTAAGTACCACACTTTGCAGGCGGAGTTTATTGGCGATATCAACACTTGTACTCAGTACTGTGTTTATTGTGGACTTGTCTGTTGGACTGGCATCTATCACTGGTAGGTAGCCAATTTTGCTGACAGGCCGGATGATGTTGCTTGAGAGTTGCTGATTAAATCCAGTCCATGCCGGCAAAGTCACATTACCTTCCTCGACCTAGTAatcgaaaaatgaaaaaatcaaagtgCAACTGTTTAAAGTAGAAACAAAatgtagaaataaaaatatcaacaatcaTGTGTAATTAAGGGATTGAAGACTTTGCCGACTGAATTAGTCAATACAAACCTGCACAGTTTTGCACATCCAAAATGCCAAGTCTTTAGTAAGTGGGATATCAGTCACGCTGTCCTTGCTTCGAAGCATGCAGTCAGCATCTGACCCTACAAGTagcataaaaaaattgttgtatTGAACTGGATATTATTTGTATGATAGTAACAATGTTATATCTTCTGATtataatgaaatttgaaaatttgtaataataatacttaTGTTATCTCTtctatgaaaatattacaataaGAAAATGGACACTAACATGCAAAGTATTCATACAATTACAATATTAAACAGTAAGATAATGCATATTGGGGTTTATTAAAGGGATATCATTAAATTGGGGTAAAAGACACTGTATATATGAAAAGTAATTGGTTTGATTGTTTATGTATTGTGTAAACTGCATAGATGTAAAATGATGAAGGTTTCGGATGAAGGGGAAGGGCAAGTAGGGCATAGTGCAATTTGTGCAATAAATGGCAACATTTCATTAATGAGTGTGCACTTAAAGTACTTACAACTGTAATATAAGACCATTACATCATGATACATGGTGACTGTGATGATTATTGTATTTCACAATGTACAACCTGACGGTGCAGGGCCATGGCGGGGTTTACCATGGTACTCAATAATGTTGCTTGGTGGAGCAGTAAGTGTCCTTTGCTTTGACTTTGTAATGGCAACTGCAGTTGAAAGGTTGACAGCAGTACTATCAGCTTCATCTCCAGAGTTCCTTTGAATTATGATTCCATTGGTGTTATGAGTTGTACCTTTTCCTacaatgaatgaaaaaaaatattgtaaaaaattacaatataagTGTGCAATTATCTCCTTGTAGTAAAACTACAAAAAGTAACAGGACATCAATacttttcaaagtcatttttttaaattttttccatggtgtcttgtcataaaatcaaaacctttaaaaataaaaagctaACTACAGTATGTGTATCTGAGTCTACTTACCACTTAGAGTTTCTTCACCAAAATCATTATTGTCCCAAACTAAGGTGGTAAACACTTCTTGACAAAATCCTGGTGGCAAACCATCACTGTGAAGTTGTTGAAGAGCCAGTGCTGTGTCATGCTCTAAAACCGATGAATGTGAAATACAGTGGCCCAAACCATTCAGCAATCCTATCAAAGATGAAGACCCTGTCATGTGACGCACTGCCATACCAAGGGACAAGTGTTTTGGGGTGACTTTCCGTCCTCGAGATGACAATGATACTAAATCCTGACATATCGATAACAATTTGCTTTCTACATCTGCTGGGACATCCACACGTTCACTTGTAAGAAAGTCCTGTGATGTGCCAGTACACCAAGCTAGGaaattgaacagctttgttgGCACAATACTTCTACTTTGCTGTATTGTAAGGTCTTCTTCCCTTGGAGGCCAGTTATGAACGCCTTCTGTTTCATCAAGAATACCTCGAATATTCATTGCAGTGTGAATCATCTCAAGCCTTTCATCTTGGCTGTTATCATAGCTTGTTGTCATCGACTGTGATTCCATTTCATTTCCACTCTCTTCACTTTCAGAATCTGTATTGGTAATATTCAAGATATGAAAATCTGCAGCAGAATCTTCCCTTGTTGCCATCAGTACTTCGCATTGCCGATACTTAGGTCGAATAAACACAAGTTTGTCACCAAACCTTGTTTGCAGTCTTCTTTTCAGTGACGAGTTTTTATACGTGGATGCATCTATGTCTTCATCATCATTGATCATTTTAATGAACATATTTCTCATCACGTCCATTGAAATGCACTCCCTGCCCTCGATAATTCTCTTCTGTATAACTTCATCGCAAAATTTCTTAAAGGATGGCGCGTACATGATACTGCTGTCTTCCTCTGCTTTTTTCTGGTACGTGTTAGTTACGCATCTGGTATAACTTTTGTAACATGATCTGTGATACTTCACTTCAATACTCACTAAGTCTTGACCTCTGAGTTGAATCAAAAGTTTCTCATCTTTCCTATATTCGGCGGCTTTAATTAATGTACGTCCGTCAGTTTCACATGACGTAAGTTTTTCAGTTAACTTCTTTCTTGTTATCGGATCACGTCTTTGTTTCCGACGTCTGCACAAAATGCATATCGGTGGTAACACATGTATACTTCGGCGTTTTGCTGCCGATATGGAGGTGGAAGTAGGGTTGGATCGAAGGTGTCGCTTTTTAGGAGAAACATGGCATTGACCATCGTTATCAAGTTCTGTCGGCTCACTTGATTTGCTTGTTAAAAGCATTTTTCGCAGAGTACCTTTCTCTTTGCGTGTCCGTGCCTGAGTAAGCCGGTGTTTATCTGTGAAACGCTGATAGCATACACGGTGAAAGCCCGCCCGATCTCGGCATTCAGCGCTTACCTGCAACGCTATTTCCTGCTCCAAACATCAGAATCCTTCCATACTTCAGTACATTGAAGCAATTTAGCCCATGATTTATCTGTGAAGGAACAAATAGGCTCCTTTCTTTTCGTCTTCACGACGTGGCATACACACTGCATATCAAcaggggcggccattttgtgcgACTATATAACGCATTGTTTGATTGGACCATGTGCAGGGAATGTTGCCGCAGCCGCCAATGAGAACGTTTGTTACTATCGGGCACAAAGCTCCTGACCTTTTACCCCTATTTGCATCTGCTTCGTTTTTGAGACTTTTCGGTCAAATTTAGCGCAACGCCCAGCAAACGGgattgaaaatgacttttctgtAGCTCCTAAGCTAGGATTTATGAATGGAGTTGATAAAAAGAAGTTCTCTCAATaatgaaacatttttgaaacgatagACCGGGTCGGCCCACAGACTATAATAGTGAAatctttagtcaaatttttcactttatttggcctccctaaatgtgtccagtctaAACCAGGCttcaactttatgtctggaatttttcaacaagtaatggatcagctaggcattaaacagtataggtcatccgcctatcatccagaaagtcagggtgctcttgagcgatttcatcaaactttgaaaaacatgataagaccttgttttgacacagagaggcagtgggatgaaggaattcattttctgctctttgctgttagagagtcaattaaagagtctcttggttttagcccatttgagcttgtatttggacatacagtccgtggcccacttaagctcttcaaagagaaattcctatcagatgatgatgattgtctgaatattttacaatatgtgtcagattttcgtacaaaactctctaaggcatgtgaattagccagagaaaaccttgagtcatctcagcagtcaatgaaaatcaaatacgataaaaacacctcaaaacggaagtttgaaccagatcaaaaagttcttgttcttcttccggttcctggcaaaccactccatgctcgttactttgggccatatctaattgataagaaattgagcgatttaaattacatcataataacacctgacaggcgaaaacaaaaacagctatgccacataaatatgcttaagccatatttcgGTAGgaataatcctactataacatagcctgtcagtgcagtcagttcaaaataTTATGAAGATAGCGATACTGAAattgacttgagtgaaaatactctaaattcaaagctgggctcggtcaaacttcagaattcagaaatcctggagaatcttgagtctacaaagttggcacacctccagccgtcacaacaacaacaggtgaaagaactgatccaggaatataaacacctgttccaAGATATTCCAATgaagacaaacatcatctaGCACAACGTAGATGTCGGCGACAGTTATCCTgtggaacaacatccatacagactgaatccagcgaaagcgaaatatctccaggaagaagtcaagtATTTGcggaacaatgactttatcgaacttaataaaagtaactggactttgccgtgcatactttatgccaaattcagtgtcttttcaagttttccaatacaaaattacaagagGATACTCATGGGATACATCATCctctttgctacttttcacgcaaattcaacaaatcccagagaaaatactgtacaattgaaaaagagtgtttatctttgattttagctttacagcatttgaagtttcagcattttgaagtttatgttacttcttcaaatcagccaatagtggtttatattgatcacaaccctcttgttttactgcagaaatttaaaggcaaaaatcagagattgctaagatggagtttaatgttacaggagtttaatcttgatattagacatatcaaaggcagagacaatttaattacAGAGCGTCTCTCTCGTATTTCAAATGTTAtagttgttcacacttttaagattacatttgtaaacgaaagatttttctttgaaaaaatttcttttttgaagagggggtgttttatgtaggtcattttccccacactcataACGTTAGtctaattagtctagaacattctcaaggtcactgcccttaacgaactcacaaccttgaattcagttagtcatgtttggaatgttctggaaatgtaattagttgtgtaagaaataattttagaacagtaattagcatgtcaataaaagttctagattgttcttatatgctcttatgttAGCACATGGGTTaaatagggacgtgcacagcttccagtcagacttttgggatcgtgtctctcaCGTGTTACTTCAATACtctggaaactccagcagtattattttcaagacttttcaagaccttcactgccaacgctggatttatactgtggactttgtgcaacttcaagcctgcaagccaaaggactgttcattcatccgactgactgttacaactctgagactggagctgtgccgtcccagctgagataagtagtctgtatacttttacagtttgtattctatccctgacttagcaattaattttgtttttcgtaataaattttgttttacacggaaactgctgagttcaccttttttcgttttcGAACACGTAACAAATGTTTAAAATGTAGACAAATGATGTGTTATTTACAGCTGATCCCGTTGCTATTTATTCAGGGCAAAGATGCAGAGTCCTGAGGAAgtgctgtgtatctcaacaatATGGGATAAAACAACCCGGAGAGTGATCAGTAATTTCTGTAAGGCGACATTACATACGACTCCTAACAGTAAGATTCCTACAGTTTACTGCACTTTCCTTGATGTTGAAGTGAGTGAAGAAACAAAGAATGAGGCAGCAAGATATGGAGTTACTTTGATTACTGCTTCACGAAACGAGTTGATAGATCCCCTTGAAGACCCACCAGGAATACATTGGCTTATCAATCACAATAACTACTACCCCGGACTAAGGGAGCTGAAAACTATTGGGTATGTGGTTGGTTTGTCTACAAAGACAAAGAATGCTGCATGCGTAATACACCGAAGTCTTTTCCCTGAAGCCAAACTTCACCATATACCTTCCAAACCCGCAGCAGGGTTTGTTGCACATGCCTGGGATAAAGATGAGCTGGGTCTGACAGGATTTCACAGAAGTCTTGTCGAAGATTTCTGTGAAAGGAAGGCCAAGGCAGGAGAAGTTCTGAAAGCCTATTCTACCGTAGTTGACGTCAAAATCAGTGATGACCAGAAGAAAGATGCTCAGAGCTGTAGTGTAACCTTACTTCCAGCTCAAAGAAAGGAGGAGGTTGAAGCAAAAGACGACCCTCCAAGTTTGAGTGGCTGGTGAATCATGAAAGTTACTACCCTTACCTTGGAAAGATAGAAAATGTCCAATACGTGATTGGATATGCTCCAAAAACAGGACTTGCAGCAGCTTATATCCGAGAAAAACTTTTTCCTGGTGCAAAGCTAGTTCTCATCAACCATGCATGTCCTGAATCAAACTGCCTTCAAGTTGAAGAACCTGGATTTGTGGAATTTGAAGAGAAGATGTTACTTATGGCTAGCAAGGCAGACCTTGTCTTTTCCATTGGACCTCAGATCCACCAGTATTTCCAGAACGCATACCGTACAGAGGtcaatagtaaaatattgtcAGAAATACCGCATGAGGAGATTCTCCCAAGACCAATCAGCTGTACTTTGTGGGAAGAACCTACAGAAAAAGAGATAGGAGAACACCATATAGTGACATGTGGTCAGATAGATACAAAGAAAGCCATAGAAAGATGTGACACTATGGCAGCTTCAATAGGTACTGCGGCCAATCTTTTGAAAGCAAGCCATGGTGCATTAAACCCTCCTCGATGGAAAATACAGGGGGTATCTGATCAAGCGGGCAACAAAATAGTGCAATATTTATCTCATAAAATGCAGTGTCCTCATATCAAGCCAATACTTTATCCAGGACATTCAGCAAAATATCTGGTCAGATCTCTGCAACAGTCTCACCTGTGCCTGCCTGTACCATCCTATGTAGATTACAGTTATTATGGCATGGAAGCAATGGTATCTGGTTTACCAACAGCTGTTGATGAAGATTCTCATCTAGCTCACTTCATCAAAAAACACTTCATGGAGCATGCTACCAACTGTATTGTATCAGCACAAACTGCAGAGAATAATCTGACTTCCAGAATACTAAAACACATACAGAATGCACCTGTGGCTTTCAAGCAGGCAAAGGCTCTGAAAAAAGACTTGGAAGAGAGTGCAGTCATAGCAACAGCTTGTGCCAGGTTTACAACCCTGTTAACATGTACTGTGAAGCGAGGAACAAGGGATGCAAATAAAGATTATGGACTACAGAGTGCTATTGAAGGTATCATACATATTTATGtcttttttcagcattttcttaTAATTAAAACATATAAATTATATGATGTGACTTTAGGAATCTTTAGgttaaaaattattattttttcagcTTCCAGGTATTCTGCCAGCTGAGACACAACAGCAGTGATAAGACGCTAAGTGATATGCAGAACAAGTGAAAAAATATACACCTTCGTTGGCAGATTTAAATCTTTTTACTTTCCTTGTATGTGATGTAAAATCTTGGTTGGTTTTTTTCCTTTCCCTTAAATTTACTTGAATGAAAAGGGTTTTTCCCGTTGCACTTTCGGTATCTATAGATTTATTTATGCTCCCCTTTCCAAATGATTAGTTGGTCAATTTTTTAAAGAGTTGCAATGTTGACGCGACCCCgccaaaattatttgaaaaaataaattgaaggtTCTGTAAGAGAAGCTTATTATACGCTGATACAAAATGTCGGTAAAAGTAGATCTTTAGTAAtttatttgtacaaaatttgtttcttgttgtatttgtaaatcaTGCAAACATAATTGCCCTCACCATTGCCTTCTTTACTAAATATTCCCTTTggtatttttgtattgaaaacatATCCAGTGGCTGTTGGTGACAAAAAGGGTCATTATTTGGCTTTATGTGTCAATCAATGTCAGTGTCATATTGAGAATTATACCGCGTCATGTAGCAAAAGACACGTCAGAAAAATATCGCTGATTTTTTTGTATAATTATTGTAATAGATACATTGTCCGCAATCTTGTGAAATAAGGATGTCACTGCATTGATTTGTTAAAAAGCTTTGATCACAATTGAATTTCATATCTCTACTTCCTCAGATATCCTAGAAGTACAGATAGTGTTGGATGACAGCGTTCTTCAACAGCATCTAAGAGAAGAAACCACTCAAGCACAAATTAGCCAAGaccatgcagagaaaacaattGATAAACTGAAGGCTGCACTGAAACGGAAAGTGGACGAAGTGGTGGCTGACGAGGACAGCTGCAAAGAAGTTAAGGAAATCTGCAAAAAGATACTTGATGATGTGGATCTAAAAGGTTTGGTGGCAAAGTCCTTGGGCATCTTGATCAGGTTCCTTGCTCTTTACACTCTCTACAAGTTAAAGCACACTTGTAGATCCGGAAGCCTAGCAAAAGCATTTGAACCACTTCTGATAACAGATGACATGAGAAAGATGGCTGCAGCAGCAGAGATCAAACTGCAGTTAAAAgcaacttatgacacaaagaaGTTTAAAGAGGTTGAATTATTCTTCATTAACAGTAAGTTTTGTTAAGCCTTTAGAAGTATTAATCTCGAATAGCCATAACTGTGGACAATAATGTTGCCCCAGTTCAATAGATAGCATCCGGTATATGTGCCGATTTTCACCATTGGTAATTTTATCGATGATAATGTAGTAGTGGTTTAAATATTATTACGGGAAACTTGAAGCATTAAATTCTCACAAACATGCAATACTGGACCAGACTGCTTGTGAATCATTATGAGCATAGACGCAACTTGCAACTGTGGCAAAGAAGGACTCTAGTTTTGTGATCCCATTACTCTATTTGATTGGTGGGATGGTGCAATACATTACtactttgatgaaatatttgaattaatCAACCACCTGTTGCTGACTCCCTTTATACAAATTGTGTCCTTCCAGGAGACGGCGGTGGAGTTCAACCAGTGAAATTCTCCAATGCTTTTGCTAAAGAAGATAATGATGGAGATACGTTTTTTGATTACTATGACAGTGGTTTCACGAAAGATAGCAAGGTACAGTTCAAATCAAATGTAAgagaaaaatgttgttttatgaaaatcgaaacATTCTTAAAAATAACTGAGATTCACTCGTTTTAACCATTGAATAAAAGATCTGTTTTGGTAAATTAGAAATACCAGTATGTAAGCAATTAAAATATTGATGTCTTTACTTCTTCATTTAGGATACTGAAACTAGTCaaacagatattgatctgaaagACACAAGAGAAAGTAAGTAAGAAAACGTCAATTTTTCCAAATATTGACTGgacatgagaaaaataatcccactTCCCAGTGGGCTGAAAcggaatgtctcacacgagttgggaaTTTCTATATTAAAATTTGATACTGTCGACAGGTTTTTATTAAGCATTTAAAAGATCATTTAGCGGCATCAGTAAATAGTCAGAAGTGAGTAGACTATGGCTCTGTTATGTCATTTATATAAATAAGGCAGTTAAGCTAGGAATTGAACTTTTAATTTGGTAGGCTAATGGGtttcaatgtaaacaataatggaAAGTTTCCAACTGTTTTAAATAAGAACTCTAGTTTTGTGACCCCATTACTTTATTTGATTGGTGGGATGGTACAATACATCACTAAATTCATGAATTGTCAAGATAATGAAACCTGTGTAATTGGTTACCAtttaaactataaaataatgtaTACGAAGCAGGATGTCATGAGTGAATTTCATATATGCAACAAAATGTATTGCATCAGATATTATCTGAAGTTGAAATAATATGACATTACATCAATCTCTGACATCGCTTTTCATGCACAGC is a window encoding:
- the LOC139136694 gene encoding uncharacterized protein, which produces MLLTSKSSEPTELDNDGQCHVSPKKRHLRSNPTSTSISAAKRRSIHVLPPICILCRRRKQRRDPITRKKLTEKLTSCETDGRTLIKAAEYRKDEKLLIQLRGQDLVSIEVKYHRSCYKSYTRCVTNTYQKKAEEDSSIMYAPSFKKFCDEVIQKRIIEGRECISMDVMRNMFIKMINDDEDIDASTYKNSSLKRRLQTRFGDKLVFIRPKYRQCEVLMATREDSAADFHILNITNTDSESEESGNEMESQSMTTSYDNSQDERLEMIHTAMNIRGILDETEGVHNWPPREEDLTIQQSRSIVPTKLFNFLAWCTGTSQDFLTSERVDVPADVESKLLSICQDLVSLSSRGRKVTPKHLSLGMAVRHMTGSSSLIGLLNGLGHCISHSSVLEHDTALALQQLHSDGLPPGFCQEVFTTLVWDNNDFGEETLSGKGTTHNTNGIIIQRNSGDEADSTAVNLSTAVAITKSKQRTLTAPPSNIIEYHGKPRHGPAPSGCTL